Below is a genomic region from Medicago truncatula cultivar Jemalong A17 chromosome 3, MtrunA17r5.0-ANR, whole genome shotgun sequence.
attcaattttatgctttaaaaaaaagttccctttttagtaagtacttaattgatattgtgttttacctaacttctcctttaaaatgtagagaagtagaaagaaaaaaaaaatcgggtCAGATggtaccttaatctcccacaaggGCAATGTAGAaccaactgaatttgggagaaaaaaaaaattgaaaaatagttaaaaataaaaaaaattggaaaatagttaaaagtttttaaaaatataaaaattgaaaaatagttaaaagttattaaaaatataaaaattagaaaataattaaaaaaaaagggtgaggggcaaaatgggaattATGACATAAAAATGGTGTGGTAGCACTAACCAAAACCGCTAATTAGtaaattaccaaattgcccctctTAGGGGCAAAATGGAAAATTCATATggcattaattttaataaatttatgtatatagatagatagatagattttTATAATCTTATAGGGAGAGGTCATCCATAGTGGTCTTCTACCAACTTGCAAATTGAGTGATAAtttattgattattaatttCTTGCAAGCAAAGCAACCGAGCATGTTTGGTTCaagaccattttttttatttttttttttataataattagcGAATGTAATCTTCTAAATAACCTTGTCAAGGGTAGGTAGGAGTGTTAGACTAAAAATATATCACGAGATGTTGTATAGAAAAAATGAAACGACATTTATTGAGACAAATTTCTTTTGCTAAAATGAAacttactattttaaaatagagaGAGTACCATGCATCACTCTCAATTTATTATTCTCTCGATTTGCATTTATCATCTTTTTATTAATCTATGTGAAATGGACGCTTATTTTATAACTTTGGGACGGAGGGCATATGTAAATTGTTATTATGATTGTGGTTCTTGAAAATACCTTATTACCAATATCAATGAAGTACATGATTGTCATTGTAGAGCCAATTTCGAGAATTGTTAAAAGGATTTGCTAAAAGGATTTATCTGTAACGATCAGTTTGCCAGACTTTTGACAAAATGATTGATTGCCATTGGTTCTTCATTGTGATTTAGCACCGTTTTCTCCCTATAACTAACATTAAAACAGAAATCACCATTAATACCATATTTTTCATCATGAAAAGCTTCCATGCATGAAACATTGTGCAAAACTTCAACACAAAAAAGTATGATACACAACAGAATAATGGACAATAccccaaacaccaaaaagaACATAATAACCAACCCAATTTTCAAGTCCAAAATTAAATGGATGAACACAACTCAGCAACATGGAAGAACGAGTTCAGCAGATCACAACAAAGTTATAAATCTAATCAGCTAAGATACAAAGTACCCAATCAAACGATTATGACTAAGATGCTaagttttttctctttcaaactGACAGCATAACCTTTACTCCAGCAAGTAAATTTTACAAACATATTGTTGGGAAAAACATATGCTGCATTACGCAACATTTCATGCCTACAGACTTAAAATACTATCAgtagcatagttttaaaaaccggaCCGGACCGGCCGGTCGAACCGGTCCGACCGTGAACCGGAGGGGTAACCGGTTCGGTTGGCATGTTGGATCGATCATGCAATCAAACCGGTGCGAACCGGCATGAACCGGACAAACTCGGTTAAAACCGGTGAACCGGCGGTTTAATGAGCCAACCGGgttacaaatttgttttttaatgaataattatattatttaccaaaaaattgaaaactggCCTTGCTGTGGATCGAACCGGCGACCAAACAGTCACAAACTTTTCAAAGGCACTAATAATCCACTGCACCACTGCTGTTTGTTGTGATGAATTGTTGATTCATTTTGATTGtatattatttcaaaatatcataaactaaaagtacaccatttttttttccgttACACTAAAACTACTCCATTTCAATTCACATTTTAACttgtattttataattttttttttgcataatttgaattttgtcaatttttttgcataacttgtattttgtctttcttataaaataatagaaacatgtattctctttttattttatcttcataATATATTGTATAAGTAAATGtttcataacatatatatatatatataaaagaattaaTTTGTGTTTGATCATATAATAAGTGTTGAACCCGCATCTCTTAgattattttagtttctaaagtgACCGAGTCACCGATTCAATTTGAGTTAATCcgattaaataactatataaatttaatctaaggaccgagttatctaaccgagtcatccgagtggttccgattcagtcatgcggttcgaccaatgactcaATGGTTCGACCATTAACCCATTGACCCAGTATCCCaccgagtcgatgaccgagccgagttttaaaactatgatcaGTAGCAAAATTGTTTCCATGAACAAGTTCTTTAATTGATGCTACTCTGAACAATTCTATTGCATACatcaaatgttaatattttgatAGGAACTTGgatttgattgaaaataaagataatCTCCTTACAGCAGAGGAAAACTCCAGTAATCCCacaaagaacaaaattaaaattgataaactTGGAAGACTTCATAAACCAACAAGTTCAAAACCTTACCAAATATTTATCTAATAGTAGCTAAATCTCGGCTTCAACTCACATTTTGGTTTACCTAAAATATAAACTCATCAACTAGACATTCATACGCCAAAAACAGACTTCCAACCAATCAAACAATCATATTCGACAAAACATTTGGAAAATACACCATAATCGTAAATTATGCCGGCAAACCAAAGGCTATTTCATTCATTCACAGAATCAACAACAGGATTACACCACACAGTACAGGGAAAGGAGAACTTCAGTTACATGGATTGGATTTTTTACACTGAGCGAAGGTATACGATGTTGGGCAACAAActgcaatatttttaataaaagtaatttcTAAAAACCACAGTCTACAGGTTTATAAATTTCTCCAATTCTAACCATAACATCAGCGCAAAGGAAAGCAAAAATCTGCAGCATGCAAAACAACAAACCCAGAGAGAAACCAAAACATGAAATATCCTACTAGCAACAATTTTGAGAAGTAAAAAGTGACAAAATTCTAAAAGCTACCAGTTAAGTTCTTCTTCCATTATGTCAATCTAGATTCTACTACTGTAGTCCATGTAGTTGCAAATTATGATATCCATTATGCAATATTGTTAAGTTGATTTTATGTCATATTTGATCgaaatagatagatagatagataacaATCAGAAAAAACGTGTTTCTATGtgacaaatttataaaaataaaaagcaatcCGTAACTAAAATAGAAAACTATCATCAATGagataataatttaaagaaagTAGAGAGGATCTAGAATGTATATTTGCAAAACTTTGCCATAAACGACAAAAATGAAACAAAGTTCATGTCTTTCAAATCATCAAATCCTACTATTACATATttagaatcaacaaaataaaagtttacATGTTGTAGGGCCCATTGTGGATGAAGATAATTTCATTAACATTTGGTTCTTTGCATATCTTTTTGCGAAGCCGGTACTCTTAATTGCCATAGTTTGAAGTACTTTTGAATTCTCcataatatatgtaacaaaTTGAAACTCACTTTTCTTGTCTTTGTAATCTATAAGGACGAATGTTTTGAGCTGTGAAGAAAGACACTGTGGAACAATTGGTGGATTCTTCCAATCTTTGGCAACCTCCTCATTATCATATCGATCTAGACAGTCCTGCAAGCAAttcacataatttatttttaaaatttaaaatacttgGAATTAGATATAAAacgtaaattaaaaaaaatcttaaacaaaaaacaaaacttgaatgataaaattttgaagtttCGGGCAATGTTCGAGCAATTCTAACAACCACATCAAATTCTCCTCCAAAAATACATCTGTAAAGATAACCATGATGCAGGTCAGACAGTGAAAGAAGGGAAGTTTTGTGCGAGAGGTCCACCCCATATCCTGCATGAGTTACACAAGGCACAACATTAGAAATGTATAAACatcagatatatatatatatatatggacaAAACTTCACAAGACTTTTACGATTTTTGTAAAGAACACCATTCCAACGTAGAATTTTCAGAACCGGAAAATTAAAATCGAAATCTCTTACGATTATCTTTTTCAAATTCAGAACTTGAAGATTCATACAAGTAAAAACACGAGGAGGCAATTCAACTGCTAGGATATTGCGAGAAACGACTGTAAGAAAGTAGAGATTCTTGATTCGtgagtttttaaaaactaagtTAAGAATCTGATTGAGACGTTTTGCATTGCAGCTTGTAGTTTTGAAGGTGAAGGAATGGATTGGGAGTGTAGTGTCGCGTGAAGTTGATGAAGGAATTGAAGTGTTGGAAGGTTTGATCGTCGAAGTGGAGGGTGAGAAGTTGGAGGTATAGGGATTTGTATCTCTTTGAGAGGATGGTTGTTGTTGCAGCGAGTTTGGTTGGTAGGAAGGAGAGGATGTAAAGGAGGATTGAATCTGTTAAGTCGCTCATTCTATCGTCCATTGTTACCGAGAGAGTTTGAAAAGGAGTTGAAGGATTGTCGTTGGGATGGGAAATATATAGTAAATTGAACAAACTTTTCACATTCTATTTAGTAAAAATTGTTTGGGAGTTTAAAAAGGAGCTCACAAAAGATCTTGAAAATGTGGACCGATTGATCATTCAATGTAATTGGAATTTCCAATGTACGTAATGGTTCTAATTAATTCCAATGTACTAGAAAATGAATCAGTAACTAATTCCACTCATTTAATACTAAGGCACTGTTTGGTAAGACACCTAAATTAGCTTATAagttcgtttgacaaaaaaagttctgtttggtaacactttttcaccatgagcttatagcttatttcatgagcttataagctatttttcagaagctattccaagtagcgtttgagcttatagcttatagcttctcactttttcttccacttttacccttattatttcatctaaattccatttttacccactacaatttattataatatagCTCCATAATAAATACCactgtctatttttttttagaaaatattactaGCCCTTGTTAATAAATACACCAACCCgctttctttgtaattctttGTATAcaatataccattttttttttacagaacaatatactaatagttttttttaaggaacaatatactattagtgttatttttttactcTATGGCTTtcgttgttatttttttttaatatgcctTACAAAAAATTGACGCAACGCAACAATATACCttcagtttttatttatttatattttttatgaaaatataccTTAGTGTTAtgctctttattatttttttaagctcACGGACATGTTCTTTATTCTggattattctttaaaaaatataccaTCAATTGTGTtacattttaatgaaattatacctttcattattttaaagtatttttaaagaaaatttagattacgaaattacaaatacttaaatattatttgatatgattttattataaattaagaatgccctttatgtcattttacatttatcagctagttttatcaaacacttcagttagcttataagctatcaatcatcagctataagctataagctatcagtcatcagctataagctataagttagcttatcagctatccgctatttttaccaaacagagcctacaACACTATACTAAAAGCTCTTTTCCTTCATGGATCTTGCTAACCAGTGCCCTTAGGCCAATGGTTAAGGAAAGCTCCCACCAATCTTAAACTCTAGAAATTGAAAAAGTAGGAAAGTAATGTCAAAAGACGTCTGATTGTCTGAAAGGAGTCCAGATataggtcttttttttttgttacaaggtTTAGAATCAAAGCTTCCACAACCAAATTATAAAACagcaaataacaaataaaatagaaaagccAAAGTCACTTAGTGAATGGAATCCACATTTTCCTTGATTTGTGCAGGATGAGGAGAAAATGTGTTATTTCGAATTGAAGCACCATATAAGAAATGAAGAACAAAATACGACACCTTTGAGCTGTAACACAGAGAACCCGAATTTCTGTCCACATTAACACAATAAATAATCTAGTCAGTTATCTTATACAGTTGCAATTTAATTGATCATGTTAAATGAAGCGTCCCTATAAAACTGGATGCCACTGCCAAATTGCATTACATGATATGATAGCACATCGaaatttaaatcaataaaagTACAATAAAAGTTATAACCAGCATCGTTCATGAAAAGTATCTTCAGTTATTTCACAAGATATTTGTGAAATAACTCATCAGGTTCCCTTTTGCAACCAGTTTTACCACCTGATGAGTCTACTCAGTGTTAAAATGCATTCACACTCAGGCCAGAAAATGGTGTTTTTGAATAATGAATTTGGTGTTTCATTTATGTCCATTTACTCTcctattaaattatatatatatttttcatttattttgaaGAGAAAGAATAGTGAAAATGTCAAGcctattaaagataaataaGAGAAGCATGGCGCGATCAGAGGAGAGGTACCTTATTATTTTGAAGCTGTCTAGATACCATAGAGCATTCTCTTTAGCTCAGGACTCCTTGGAGGATGATTTTATAGTGTGAATCTCATAATCATAGAATTTTGGGCCAACCCAACGACGAAAGAAAACAAGAGGAACATGCTTGATAATCCAGTAGCTGTGTCCTTTGTCTGGTTCAATGCTGTTAACAAATTTATCTGGCATATCAGATAATTCAAAGATTTTGAGTTTATCCAAGTGTTTGATGCCAGAGGGTACCTCCTTCAGTTGGAGGATCTTTTCCAATCTTATATACTCAAGAGAAATCAAAGCTCCTTTCTCTATAAGAATAGAATTTGGTCTATTCAAGTAACTGAGAATCAGttctttcaatttttgaaaTCCTCCATtttgaaaatgcaaaatttcaCCATCGTAAGCATCGTCCCACACAGATAGCTTCAGTAAATTTGGCAAGTTTTTTAGTGACTGCATTGGATCATCTTTCAGCTTGGATAAAGCCAGCTTTATCTCAACAAGATACTCCAATTTTGGGATCCATTCAGGCAATGTATCTAGTTTAGCTTTCAAATGAAGCCGCCTAAGTTTTGGTGGGGTTGACGCAAAGTTTAAGTCAATAATTTCATCCTCTGCTATTGCAGTGATATTAAGTGATTCAAGGTGTTGCATCTCTTCTACTGCAGCACTTATGGCCTCCCCATGTTCTCTTCTTACATGCCTTAAACCTAACCTTCTTAACTGCCTTAACATTTTCATCTCTTGAATGAGATCTACCCCCCCATGATCGACCTCCACATAATATAGGTTTTGAAGGGAAGTCAAGTTTTTAATACCTTTTTTCACCAACACACCGGTTGTAAATCCCAAAAGAGAAtactttgcatcataattattATGGAAAGCAAGAAGGTGCCGTAGCTTTGTAAGCTTGTTTATTTCACTTGGCATCTCATGAACAGATGTGTCTCTTAAGTCCAATGTCTCTAAGTTCTGTAGTTCACCAATAGATTTAGGAAGAACCTTTACTTTTGTATTCCTTAGGTTTAAGTACCTTAAGTGAAAAAGATTCCCAAAATTATTAGGAATATAATTCAAAGACGTACCTTGAATGTCAAGTACCTTCAATATCCTAGACTGTGAACATAATTTACCAATGAAAGGCTCCAACAATCCACCTTTTCCAAAAACATGAATAGCACGAAAATGTGAATTGTTTGCTCTCATCAACACATTGTTGGAATGAGAAGCTATTGATAGGCGTCTAGATATTCCAACAGCGACAGATTCACCTTCATGCACGAAATGACAGAAACTtaaattcttcatttttctaatgATCACTTCCCGCAATAAATCATGGACTTGACATGTTTTAACTTTCCCTTCAAAGCCAACATTTGAGACCTGAATCAGACTTCTGTGAATCAATTCTGACAAGTATTCCTCAGCCACTTGCTCCAAAGTTCTTCTCTCATCAGATTTGACAAACCCCTCAGCTATCCATTGCCTAGTTAGTCTCCTATGATTAATGGAGTAATCCTCTGGATATATACCAAAATACAAAATGCATGGTTTTAAATAGTACGGCAGGCTGTCATAACTGAGAGATAAAATCTTTGTTAGATTGGTTAAATGGGCATTACGTCCCAATTCCAATCTCATATTTTCACTCACGTTTTGCCATTCAATCattgttttagattttgttgAAAGTAGACCACCAATGGCTACAATTGCCAGAGGTAGCTGCTTGCATTTTAGAACAATTTCTTTTGACACAGCCTCAAGCTCTGGTGGACAATGCCCACCAGGTTCAAATCTAAATACTTTCTTACAGAAGAGTTCCCATGCTTTGTTTGGAGGCAAAAGTTGCAGGTTATGAATATGAGTTAGAAAGGATTTCTTGAAAAATTCTGCAACATGCATCATTCTAGTAGTGATTATGATCCTACTACCTTTATTGTTATTAGGCATGGCAAATTCAACCTGGTCGGAAAAATCTTCTTGCCAAACATCATCAAAGAATACCAAATACCTCTTATGTTGCAGGTATTGCCTTACTTGTATAATCAGTGACTGGTCATCCATTTTGTGCAACATCAGTGGAAGAGGGTCTTCAGTTCCCCGACAAAATTGCTCCATCATGTTTATCAACAAACCTCTCACAGTGTATGATTGAGAAACTGTGATGCAAGCACGACAATCAAAGTTTGTTGTTACCTTTTGGCTGTCAAAAATTAGCTTGGCAAGAGTAGTTTTTCCTATACCCCCCATTCCCACCACTGAAATCACTTTGCGCTCAGATATACCTTCCAATAACCAACCAGACAATTCTTCTTTTGGGCCTTCAATGCCTACAACTTCTGTTTCTTCAATGAAAAGGGAAGACAGTCGAGGATCACGCCATCTTCCATTTTCTGTCTCTCCACTGCGGTTTCTTTGGCTTGAGGATCCTTGCTCGTGTGAAATTTGAAAGTTATACCTCTGGCTTCTTTCCTTGATTCCACGAATTGACAACTTGATGTCCTGAATCTCTGATGCAATTTTATGATGGGGAATCAAAGTTTTGATTCGGCTTGTAACCTTGTTGACTAAAGATCCACGTCCATGAGGATTGGCCCTATGTATCAACCGAAGGTATTCATCAATGACATCTTCAATGCGAAATGATGCTTCTCTCAGCTGCTTCACCCAAGTTCTTATTCCATCATTGATGTCTGCTTCATCCGCAGCCCTTATGTCTGCATCTTTGAGGAAGACTTGAATGCTCTCAAGTTCATCTTTGATGTCTGAAAAAT
It encodes:
- the LOC25488534 gene encoding disease resistance protein RPM1, which gives rise to MAETAVLFALGEVFQFLKEETNLLRGVHRDFSDIKDELESIQVFLKDADIRAADEADINDGIRTWVKQLREASFRIEDVIDEYLRLIHRANPHGRGSLVNKVTSRIKTLIPHHKIASEIQDIKLSIRGIKERSQRYNFQISHEQGSSSQRNRSGETENGRWRDPRLSSLFIEETEVVGIEGPKEELSGWLLEGISERKVISVVGMGGIGKTTLAKLIFDSQKVTTNFDCRACITVSQSYTVRGLLINMMEQFCRGTEDPLPLMLHKMDDQSLIIQVRQYLQHKRYLVFFDDVWQEDFSDQVEFAMPNNNKGSRIIITTRMMHVAEFFKKSFLTHIHNLQLLPPNKAWELFCKKVFRFEPGGHCPPELEAVSKEIVLKCKQLPLAIVAIGGLLSTKSKTMIEWQNVSENMRLELGRNAHLTNLTKILSLSYDSLPYYLKPCILYFGIYPEDYSINHRRLTRQWIAEGFVKSDERRTLEQVAEEYLSELIHRSLIQVSNVGFEGKVKTCQVHDLLREVIIRKMKNLSFCHFVHEGESVAVGISRRLSIASHSNNVLMRANNSHFRAIHVFGKGGLLEPFIGKLCSQSRILKVLDIQGTSLNYIPNNFGNLFHLRYLNLRNTKVKVLPKSIGELQNLETLDLRDTSVHEMPSEINKLTKLRHLLAFHNNYDAKYSLLGFTTGVLVKKGIKNLTSLQNLYYVEVDHGGVDLIQEMKMLRQLRRLGLRHVRREHGEAISAAVEEMQHLESLNITAIAEDEIIDLNFASTPPKLRRLHLKAKLDTLPEWIPKLEYLVEIKLALSKLKDDPMQSLKNLPNLLKLSVWDDAYDGEILHFQNGGFQKLKELILSYLNRPNSILIEKGALISLEYIRLEKILQLKEVPSGIKHLDKLKIFELSDMPDKFVNSIEPDKGHSYWIIKHVPLVFFRRWVGPKFYDYEIHTIKSSSKES